In Labilibaculum sp. DW002, one DNA window encodes the following:
- a CDS encoding SusC/RagA family TonB-linked outer membrane protein translates to MKDTRYRSSWKARGIILSLLLMLTFNMYGQEIQVRGKVISSEDNLGIPGVSVVIKGKTVGTITDIDGIYSINATKGETLVFSFMGMETLEQVITSANIDVALQAQSFNINEIVAIGYGTQRKKEVSGAVVQVKSEQLTKMATSDLGSALQGQVAGVSVQASSGAPGAAANIQIRGLSSVNGANAPLFVVDGIPQDGDPRLSNNEIETIDILKDAASASIYGTRGSGGVVLITTKQGKKGQMRIALDSYMGVQKITSGIELMNFDEYWYNSLTQTQTIKGTTTDGIWTELETSKDDFTNNTNLMGTIQNDNAVIQNHSLNISGGTKDLTYSLVGSFFKQDGVLINSGYERYNVRSNTTFKKNKWTIRSGLGFRVEEQSDVPWNFLYDAYKYKPYAAPIDPSQDISVASGGKDSNDAMNLGNMMSKFKQSNVRNGEQFNANIDLNYEILKNFNLTTRAGVSFNNNTRIEIKPKFEVYTDEGELVVNTNTRSSVKNTSDRATSFTWESGLNYMKELGDHKIKLLGVFSTEKYTYTRFYGEKKDLFSNEVTVLNGASSEPNAGSGITQWERDRTNTLVGMLGRVQYDYKGRYILSASVRRDGSSRFGEENRWGTFPSASVAWNVADENFWSPLADVANSLKIRASYGTTGNQNFADYAFAPTISLNYDYPFGAEGDGMLAIGAIQTAYSNEDVKWETTVQQNVGFDLGMFNNKMTFTADFYNSDKKDMLFPLLIPTSGGAGEGKTVVLNVGDMNNKGMEFALGYRHSGKLSWSVNATYSKNVNEITKMSGSADIAYFTEGYALNEPSNRDKITALKEGYAAGSFFVMKTNGIVNTEAKLANYQKIDPEAKMGDLIYVDSNGNGKIEEGDRVYGGSGAPEYELGLNASVDYKGFDLAMVWFASVGNEVVNGSRAYAMISGTHKDLLYQHTIKNPYGVIPTNRGSGHMNYRGWSDMWIEDGSFVRLRNITLGYSLPKSMLTRLKLSKLRVYAAADNPLTLTKYQGYDPEVGGNGLATRGLDRGNYPVSAQYRMGIQLDF, encoded by the coding sequence ATGAAGGACACAAGGTACAGAAGTTCATGGAAGGCGAGAGGAATAATCTTATCCCTCTTGTTGATGTTGACCTTTAATATGTATGGTCAAGAAATTCAAGTCCGAGGTAAAGTTATTTCTTCGGAAGATAACTTGGGAATACCTGGAGTTAGCGTTGTTATTAAAGGAAAAACCGTTGGTACAATAACCGATATTGATGGAATCTATAGTATTAATGCTACTAAAGGAGAAACTTTGGTTTTTAGCTTTATGGGAATGGAAACCTTAGAGCAGGTAATAACAAGTGCAAACATTGATGTTGCTTTGCAAGCGCAATCGTTTAATATTAATGAGATCGTGGCAATTGGTTACGGTACACAAAGAAAAAAAGAAGTGTCAGGTGCTGTTGTGCAGGTTAAATCAGAACAGTTGACAAAAATGGCGACTTCCGATTTAGGTTCTGCTCTACAAGGTCAAGTAGCCGGAGTTAGTGTTCAAGCTAGTTCAGGAGCTCCTGGAGCTGCTGCTAACATCCAAATTAGAGGACTAAGTTCTGTTAATGGTGCAAATGCTCCTTTATTTGTTGTTGATGGAATTCCTCAAGATGGCGATCCTCGTTTAAGTAACAATGAGATTGAAACCATTGATATTTTGAAAGATGCTGCATCAGCTTCTATTTACGGTACCAGAGGTTCTGGTGGTGTTGTATTGATTACAACAAAACAAGGAAAGAAAGGTCAAATGCGTATTGCATTAGATAGTTATATGGGAGTTCAGAAAATTACATCAGGAATTGAATTGATGAATTTTGACGAATACTGGTATAATAGTCTTACTCAAACTCAAACAATAAAAGGGACTACCACTGATGGAATCTGGACTGAGTTAGAGACTAGTAAAGATGACTTTACGAACAATACCAATTTGATGGGGACGATTCAGAATGATAATGCTGTAATCCAAAATCATAGTTTAAATATCTCAGGTGGAACAAAAGATTTAACTTACAGTCTTGTTGGTTCATTTTTTAAGCAAGATGGTGTATTGATCAATTCTGGATATGAAAGATATAATGTTCGTAGTAATACAACATTTAAAAAGAATAAATGGACCATTAGATCAGGTTTAGGTTTTAGAGTAGAAGAACAGTCAGATGTACCTTGGAATTTTCTTTATGATGCCTACAAGTATAAGCCATACGCTGCACCTATTGATCCAAGTCAAGATATATCGGTAGCTTCAGGTGGAAAGGATAGTAATGATGCTATGAATTTAGGTAATATGATGTCTAAATTTAAGCAATCAAATGTTCGCAATGGAGAACAATTCAATGCTAATATTGATCTTAACTATGAAATTCTAAAGAATTTCAATTTGACTACAAGAGCTGGAGTTAGCTTTAATAACAATACTAGAATCGAAATTAAACCTAAATTCGAAGTGTACACGGATGAAGGAGAATTGGTTGTGAATACCAATACTCGCTCTTCGGTAAAGAACACTAGTGATAGAGCAACAAGTTTTACTTGGGAAAGTGGTCTGAATTACATGAAAGAATTAGGAGATCATAAAATAAAACTATTAGGGGTATTTTCAACTGAAAAGTATACCTATACTAGGTTTTATGGAGAGAAGAAAGACTTGTTTAGTAATGAAGTTACTGTTTTAAATGGTGCATCTTCTGAACCAAACGCAGGCTCAGGTATTACTCAGTGGGAGAGAGATAGAACCAATACACTCGTTGGAATGTTAGGTCGTGTGCAGTATGATTATAAGGGTAGATATATACTTAGTGCAAGTGTACGACGCGATGGATCATCAAGATTTGGAGAAGAAAATAGATGGGGTACATTTCCATCAGCTTCTGTAGCATGGAATGTTGCAGATGAAAATTTTTGGTCTCCTCTTGCAGATGTTGCAAATTCTTTAAAAATCCGTGCTAGTTATGGTACAACAGGTAATCAGAATTTTGCTGATTATGCTTTTGCTCCTACCATTAGCTTAAATTATGATTATCCTTTCGGAGCTGAAGGTGACGGAATGTTAGCAATTGGAGCTATCCAAACTGCTTATTCAAATGAGGATGTTAAATGGGAAACAACAGTACAGCAAAATGTTGGTTTTGACTTAGGAATGTTTAATAACAAAATGACTTTTACAGCTGATTTTTATAATTCAGATAAAAAAGACATGTTATTTCCATTGTTGATTCCTACTTCTGGTGGTGCTGGTGAAGGGAAAACGGTTGTTTTGAATGTTGGAGATATGAACAATAAAGGAATGGAATTTGCTTTAGGATATCGTCATTCAGGAAAACTATCGTGGTCTGTTAATGCTACTTACTCTAAGAATGTTAATGAAATTACCAAAATGAGTGGTAGTGCAGATATTGCTTATTTCACTGAAGGCTACGCTCTTAATGAACCAAGTAATAGAGATAAAATTACTGCATTAAAAGAAGGTTATGCAGCGGGATCATTCTTTGTAATGAAAACCAATGGAATTGTAAATACTGAAGCTAAGTTAGCTAATTATCAGAAGATTGATCCTGAAGCGAAAATGGGTGATTTGATTTATGTGGATTCCAATGGGAATGGCAAAATTGAAGAAGGTGATCGAGTTTATGGCGGATCAGGTGCCCCAGAGTATGAGTTAGGTTTAAATGCTTCTGTAGACTACAAAGGCTTTGATTTAGCAATGGTTTGGTTTGCTTCTGTTGGTAATGAAGTGGTAAATGGTTCTCGTGCTTATGCAATGATATCAGGAACTCACAAAGATTTACTGTATCAACACACGATAAAAAATCCATATGGTGTTATCCCAACAAATAGAGGTAGCGGACATATGAATTATAGAGGTTGGTCTGATATGTGGATTGAAGATGGCTCATTTGTTAGACTTAGAAATATAACTCTTGGATATTCTTTACCAAAAAGTATGTTGACTCGTTTAAAATTATCGAAATTAAGAGTCTACGCTGCTGCAGACAATCCATTAACCTTAACAAAATATCAAGGATATGATCCAGAAGTTGGAGGAAATGGTCTAGCTACTCGTGGATTAGATAGAGGTAATTATCCTGTAAGTGCTCAATACAGAATGGGTATTCAGCTAGATTTTTAA